The window CATCCGTGAAGCACTCGGCGACCTCGCTGTCCATGTTCGTTCTGATGGCCGGGCGCCCTTCACCATGCAGGAATATGAAAACTGGGGCGCCTTTACCAAATTCCCTTGGCAGGAGCTGAACGAGCGCCAGGAGCAGGGTCTCGTGGCCAAGGGTCAGGCTCTTGTTTCGATGCTTGTGTCCAGCTTGGTCCGTGATGACGCGGCGTTGGTGGTTGGCGCCCGCGGACATCGGCTGCTGAACGACGGCGGCAGGGTAGTGGGCGTCGAGCTCGAGTCGGGTGAGACTTTTCACGCCAACGACGGCGTTGTCCTCGCCACGGGCGGTTTCGAATGGGACAAGTCACTGGCGGACTCGTTGCTGGCTTCACGGCTGTACATCATGTGCTCGCCTCCATCGAATACGGGCGATGGACTGAAGATGGCCCAACGAATCGGTGCCCAAACCCGCGGTACGCGGGAAGCATGGTGGGCGCCGATGGCCATCACGGGAGACACCCGCGATGGTGAACCCATTGGAACCCTGCTCCGCTTCGAGCGGCAAGGCCCGGGCTCGCTCATGGTGAACCGCCATGGCCGCCGCTTCGCCAACGAATCACAGAACTACAACGACCTCGCGCGGTGCCTGCAGTCATGGGATTCGCCTCATCACCAAACGTTGAACACGCCGGCTCACGTGGTGTTCGATCACAGCTACTTGGAACGCTACGGTGTCCTCGCTCACCGGGCGGGTCAACCAACGCCGGACTACCTCGTGGGAGCTCCCACCCTGACAGAACTCGCCGCCAAAATTGGTGTCTCCGCGGAAAACCTTCAGGCCACGGTAGCGCGCTTCAATGAGTATGCCGTGAAAGGGCAGGATCCTGACTTTGGGCGGGGCGAAAGCGCCTACGACAAATACTGGGGCGACGACGATTGCCCGTGGCCCAACCCTTCCCTCGGACCGCTGCAGAGAGGACCGTTCTATGCCATGGAAGTGGTCAACGGCGCCTTTGGCAGTAATGGGGGAGTTGCTACGGATGGTTCGGCCAGGGTCCTTGACGTGGACGGGCAAGCAATTCCCGGGCTGTTCGCCGCGGGAAACACCACGGAGAATGCCTACGCTGCCGGCTATCCGGGAGCCGGGGCCACGCTGGGACCCATCATGACCATGGGGTACCTCGCGGGCCGTGCCATTTCCGGGCAACCCGCCGAATACGTCCCTGCAGTATTCGCAGGTGCCGGTTCCGGTGCTGAATCCGGAGCCGGTGCATGATCCGCCACGCGGTGCTTTTCAAGTTCAAGCCGGATTTCCCGGCAGCGGACAAAGCCGCATGGATCGAAGGCTTGAACCGGATGAAGGGCAACATTCCGGGTCTCCTGAACCTCACCCATGGAGCGGATGTGCTGCAGCATGATCGTTCTTTCGACTACGCGATCGTGGCCGATTTCAACGCAGTAGAAGACCTTGATGTCTACAACACACACCCGCTGCATGAACCGCTCAAGAAGTACTCGTTCCCCAACAGCGAGCAGATCATCGCCGTTGATTTTCCGCTTTAGCTTCGGAATTTTCGAAACTGCGCCATTCAAAGGAGAATCGCATGTCAAGCACAACCCAGCAGCTCCCAACGCTGCGCAAGACACCCGGAAAAGCGGCCCTGGCCTCCTTCCTGGGAAGCACCCTGGAGTACTACGACTTCTTCATCTACGGTTCCGCAGCTGCCTTGGTGTTCGGCCCACTCTTCTTCCCTTCGGATGACCCGGCGGTCGGGCTGATCGGTGCCTTCGCTACTTTCGGGGTGGCCTACGTCGCCCGTCCGGTGGGTGGACTGGTGATGGGCCATTTCGGTGACAAACTGGGCAGGAAGAAGATTCTGCTCATCACGCTGAGCGTCATGGGACTTGCTTCCCTGGGCATTGGTTTCTTACCCACGTACAGCCAGATCGGCGTCTGGGCTCCCATCCTGCTGGTGGTCGGGCGCCTGGCGCAGGGCTTTTCCGCCGGTGCCGAATCGGCGGGCGCCTCCACGCTGACCTTGGAACACTCTCCCGAGGGGCGGCGTGGGTTCTTCACCAGCTTTGTCATGA is drawn from Arthrobacter sp. 31Y and contains these coding sequences:
- a CDS encoding FAD-dependent oxidoreductase; this translates as MKFINGTKADTYDVVVVGSGAGALTAAATAARAGKSVVVLEKTELLGGTSAVSGGMLWVADNHHAREAGLSDSKEAAAEYIRAVARGRSREELLDAALNYGDTMLRFTEDECGVRFIFLDNFPDYRQDLPGSVEGGRTVEPELYNIREALGDLAVHVRSDGRAPFTMQEYENWGAFTKFPWQELNERQEQGLVAKGQALVSMLVSSLVRDDAALVVGARGHRLLNDGGRVVGVELESGETFHANDGVVLATGGFEWDKSLADSLLASRLYIMCSPPSNTGDGLKMAQRIGAQTRGTREAWWAPMAITGDTRDGEPIGTLLRFERQGPGSLMVNRHGRRFANESQNYNDLARCLQSWDSPHHQTLNTPAHVVFDHSYLERYGVLAHRAGQPTPDYLVGAPTLTELAAKIGVSAENLQATVARFNEYAVKGQDPDFGRGESAYDKYWGDDDCPWPNPSLGPLQRGPFYAMEVVNGAFGSNGGVATDGSARVLDVDGQAIPGLFAAGNTTENAYAAGYPGAGATLGPIMTMGYLAGRAISGQPAEYVPAVFAGAGSGAESGAGA
- a CDS encoding Dabb family protein; amino-acid sequence: MIRHAVLFKFKPDFPAADKAAWIEGLNRMKGNIPGLLNLTHGADVLQHDRSFDYAIVADFNAVEDLDVYNTHPLHEPLKKYSFPNSEQIIAVDFPL